Within Lolium rigidum isolate FL_2022 chromosome 5, APGP_CSIRO_Lrig_0.1, whole genome shotgun sequence, the genomic segment ATCTTCTGCTGGGAGCAGTGAAGAGCAGTAATATCCTCTCCCAGAACTGGTTACCAGGCAAGCTCTCAATAGCCATGAAGGCAAAGTAGCCCCAGAGGACAGCTGTGGGGATCTTCTTGAGCAACGGCATAGCAGCAACACAGCCCCCAACCATCACAGCCTGTAGCAAATTGCTCAACCGTTGTTCTTTGACCTCCATGGGCAGCAGATCATCAATCTCTTTCTCTATGTCAAAGACTGTCTCGTCAACTGGTGCATCGATGTTACCCATGCTTGATGCTAACTGGACAGTTGAGTCCTTAAGCTCGTTTAAGCCCTAAAATTTGTGAAAATGGTACTGCAATGTCAGATACATGTACTAGACTGTTTTGATACGATActgtgagaaattaatttcagacAGATCTGTGCGTACTTTGACAGACTGTTGCTGGTAGATTAGTGGTGTCTGAATCTGCTGATAAGCATCCTGCATGCTGCCGTACAGTTGGCTCAAGCTCGCATTCTGGCGCATGCTTTGTCGTGCTGTGGCGACAAGTCGGTTGCGGAGTATCTGTAGAGAAATGTTTTGTTATCTGAATGAAAGTGTCCAGTAATACTAATCAATCATCAGAAGTTTGGAACATTCCCCATATCTTACCTGATGCTTTAGAGTAGCCAAGCTCTTTGTATGCATCGGCGACTGTGGAATGACGCCATTGGAGGGAGGGATACCAATTAGGCCACATAACAGTGTCTGTTCAAGAAATTACACTGAAATAAGATAAAATGGAAAACACCAAATATTGAAGTTATTACCCAGAAATATGCTCATCTGTACATACCAGGAAGCCTAGGAGAAGCAAATCATAGTGGAAAGATGGAGGCTTCCTCAAATTGAACTCCGCCTGCTGAGCAAGCTGGGATGCTACACTGTGATCAAAGTAGTAAAGGACAGCAATCATTGTTGCAGGTATGAAGGCACCAATTATGTACATGAGTGGCACATGGGGCATATCCTGTTCATTGATATTGGAAACATTTGATGAGCTCCAATAGTTAACATGAATAACCTGAATGTTTCGCAAGTCTGGTTGAGTTTATGTAGTACCTTGATGACTGTCCAGTTGTCATATGCACCAGGTGACCATGGGTTAGGGCTGAAAAGGCGCCTCGGGATTCCTTTTGGCACACTGTCATGTGGTATGTAAGAAACTCCTGTCCACACTAGGACCATCAGTGGAACACCATAGTCCGCGATGAAGCCACGCAGCCAACCTAGGTAGAGTAAATGGGTCACAAGGAACATAGAGTTTGGTTAAATGAAGGGCTTAACATCCATAGGCAGCAAAGAAAGTGGAGACTCGTAGAATCTACCGGACCAGTTACAATCTTCAGATACATACCTGCCCCATAGCGCCATGATCGTGCTTTCCTGCTCCGCAGTGCGGTGAGCAAAAGGCCAAATGACAATACGATGGCAAACATTCCGTTGGCAAACCTCCATGAAGGGACAAACTGTAGTGCTTTTATGTTCTCCCGCTCAGGAATGCGGAATTCGTCTACAAGTCCCTGCATCCATCACAGGTACGTGAGCTACATATGCAAGTGCCTGCTAAATACAGAGAACAGAGCTTGCACAATACTGttaatggattttttttttaaataagccCTCTTGATTTTATCCACCTTTTCTGTTTGGGATTTAGAACAAAGCATATTTGGAAAAAAATTAGTTGGAGCAATGACCAAACAGCAGAATCACTGAAACAGCAATCTTGGGACATCCCATTAGCCTCCATGTGCTTTTCAGCTTCTGCACATGTCATAACCTAGTAGATTCTCCCACTATTTGGCTGATTCAGCCTGACTACAGTAGTAGTACACAACTTTTAGAGGGCAAATTGGTGTTCCCAAAAAATTCATACCACATCCACCTCAAAGAAAGCAAACCAAGACAACAAAATTTCTGAACAAAATTGCTGCATCAGCACAAGATTTGAAGCCTAGATCGTgtgtaccaaccttgatagcttgCTGCATGAAGAGCATCGCGATGAGGAGCCCGAACAGCTCGCCGGCGATACGGGTGAACCGGTTTATGATCGAGCACGCGCCTAGTACTGCCATCGAGAACAGCAAGATTGCAGTCCACACACAGACCCTGCAcacacatattattcatgatgtCAAAACCAAATGAAACAACGCTACAAGTTGGACTGGCCCACAATAATAATCTGCATCAATGCAACATGGGTGACCTACCAACCGGCCCAAGCAAGGAACAGGTTCGGACCGAGGTCGTCCCTGTCCTTGGCAAAGCTGAACATGAAGGTGTACATGATCACCGTAGGCTCGGCGACGCCGAGAATCAGCAGAGGCTGCCCTCCCACGATGGAGTGGATTATGCCACACAGGGCAGTGGATGCCAGTGTCTGCACCGCTGTGAGGACTCCATCTGTAGCAAAGTCATTAGAGCCCCCCAAATAAGTTCCTCTGCAGACTCACCCAAATGCACTGAAACAAACACCGAAGAGAGAAGTACAGAATTCAAACAAAAGAACAACAATTTGGGCTCCTCCATTTACCAGTGCTCCTCTCCAATTGCTCTCCGAACGATATCACTGGTATCGCGGACGCGAAGAATATGTAAGTGGTTGGCGCTAGGATCCTGAAAAATGGCACATGACagtttcagtccaagatcttgtgCCAGTTACACAATGCTCGCTAAGAGCAATCACAGTAGGTTTCAAGATCTTGCGGCATGTCAAGGGTAAAATCTCTACTCCGAAATGAACACAATGGCAAGAAAAGGTAAGCAATTTCTCCGCAGATGCGGCCAGCTTTCTTGTATCCGTTCGTACCTGATACCGGCACGGAACCCTCCTGTCCAGTCCTGCTTGTAGCAGGTCAGCCGCCCACGGAGGTCGTTCGTGATGCCTCGGAGGGGCACGAAGCTCTCCTCCATTGCTCGGAACCCCCAAAAGGGCCTTCGTTTTTGTCAGAAACACAGAGGAATCTGAGAGGATATTCACCAGGTGTCAGACGAGACCCAGATTACATCTTGCGGCAGACGGAACCAGGAGAAATGCTACGAGTATGCTAGCTCGCGGCGCATTTAGCGTGGATCCATGTGTGAAGCTAGGGGGCCAAGGCTACGAAGGGAAGGAGAGCATATGGAGCATAGACAGCAGCAGGATTGGTGAGCgagtgagagggagagggagaaggaGACGGTTGATAGAAGGTACTGGAGTCTGGAGCGGGATAGGAGGGTGCTATATAGAGAGGGCTGGGCAATGGTGGACTGGAGAGTCAGCAACCATCGCTGTCATGTCCTAAAAAGAGTTTCCTAGCACAGAAAAAAGCTCACAACTGTTtggaagcaaatttggtgcacatgagcaccagtgctctcactttttaaaatatttaaaaactgtatTTTTGTGTtccaaaaaatcatcacatttattccatgaatacatacacatgttctgattattcatgcaaagtttcggtaaaaattacattgtattttgacctacaggaaaaaaacaaatttgtggctacgtatagaggtatatatttgtcagaaatttgtcttttttgtataggtaaaaatataatatatttttctccaaattttttaccgtaccttcagaatgtttgtatgtatgtgggtatttaatttcgtaatttttaaaatccaaaaaatatgatttttagaaatcaggagcactggtgctcatgtgccaaatacaCTTTTCGCAACTGTTTTCCCTTTTTAAAATGCTGTTACATTTGGTATTACCAACATAACACGGATGTGTTAATGAGGAAGTTAGGAATCAAAACTAATTGACTGGTGCCATACTATAATCATTCTGAACTTGAAGGCTTGGTTTTCCTTTTTGAATAAAATTCTCATACTCCGTACAATGGATAAAGTCTAACTAACCTCGGAGCGCCTAGGATTTTGATCCTACAAGATATTGGTATTGTTAATTCTCTGGGAATTAAGTTAAAGCTCATTCAATTCCTGAATTGTGGGATTTGCGGCACGATTCGTGTGCCTATGAATTGCAAGTTACGTTGTAACCAAGATATTTCTGTTGCAAGTGGATTGGAACTGAGATTTCTTCATGGGTTATAACTAAGAAATTAGTTCAAGTAGTACATAAAATATTTATACAATGAAAAGTTGTTCATGTAGTACAAAGTTCTGTGATGACATCTCTTGACTGAAAATTAATTTAATTTTTAGTTGACTGAGAATTAGCCACACCCATAAGATATACTTCTGTATACATAGCAGTGAAGAGGCTCTTGGTCAACTGAGTTGTGGCCTAACTACCCTGTAATTTTCTGTTCTCTACTATATTCAAAAAGTTTctgccttgtttcaaaaaaataaattttataaAATACTGAACTGCAACCAGTTTAATGCATATTTCATTCAGTTAAAAGGATGGAAAAGAGCAAGAAAACAACAAGAAGCATACTTACTCTTGTGGTTGGTTTGTAGGCCAGTGCCAGTCCAGCTCTAGCTGTCCGACTGTGGGAAGGAGCCAGCCAGCTTCCTCTGACCATTTTACTAATACTAACTGCCATGTGCTTTCTGCTATGTTGTATTATGAGTTTTTTTTCTCTCAAGCACTATTATGGCCATTTTCTGAAAATATTGAAAACAATCGGAGTATCGCCAGTTTTCCACTTTTCCTACTGGGTTTAAGGTCAGTTGCTTTTAAGAATGTCCGTGTGCGTTTTTCTCCTTTTTCAACTATAAAAATTATGTATTCGCAGAAAAAGCTCATTGATTTAAGAACTGCATGAGAACTCGAGAACATAAGAAAATAACTGATTTGTTTTTCCAAGAACAACTAATCATTCTGAACTGTAACTTTGAGCAGTACCATTTTTCTTGTATCTCCTTAAGAAGGTGAAAAAGTGGTAAAATTTCATGATGTCTTCTTTATTTTTGCCCGCATGTGAGCGTTTTTTATCCCCCACATTCTTGAGCATACTGCAGTTGATACATGCGCAGGAGCTTTCTGTACCTGCAGGAAAACCAGGGAATAACTATTTTAAGGATTCAACAGGACCAGGAAAACTACTTTCAGGATTTATGACCATGTGACCCCACTATCCAGGAACCAACAAATATAAAAGGGGGACTAGTATACAAGCAATATTCTGAACCTACTATCTGCTACTTTCTCAGTCACAAATCTCAACTACTTGGCCTTGACATGTGCACATGTGATATTTTTCTGTAAAAACATCCCGTACATGCAGCTAATAAAAAACAGTGTACATAAGTAATGTTCAAGGAGCTCCTTGAAACCTGTATCATGCTCATGTCTGTGGAATCTTCTATTAAGAAATCAGGTTTTGAGGAACCCTAACTGAAGTTTGCGTCTGCTGTAGATCACAAAAGTTGACCTTAACTTTGTCCCAACATCCATGATTGCCTCTTGAAAAACTTTAACAAACCTAAGCTCTTGCTGCGGCTCTGGTGTGGAGTTATCTGAGGAATATATGTCTTGTCGATGAATATATTATCTTACGATAATATGGAAGCGTGATCGAATACCTTTATATCGCGGAAAACAAGGTTAGAGCAAGTGGTTTCGATGGGGCTAATAGGCTGATTGTGATCTTTGTTCTCTCTGGACCAAACATGCATGTGCTTAACAAGTAAATAAACTTGTCTGGCGTAATTGCATTATTACTTTCTCTTTTGGTGCTGACAGTGGCCTAAGTGCATTACTTTCCCATGGATGTGATGTCAAGTGTTGTCGATCTTGCACCTGCACGGCTGCACCCATCCATCGACCGACACATTATGCAGGGTTTACGTAAAAATGTTGCCATGTCGCTGTCGGCCTTGAAGATCAAAGTGATTAGTACTTAAAATTCATCAAGAAACCAACATCTTCAAAATAAAACTGAAGTGCGAAAGGCTCACTGTAAAGGCTGCATACGAAGTACGAAAGGTCCAATATCAGTAGCAAGTATATACCTGTCTGGCGTAGGTGCATTACTTTCTCTCATGAATGTGGTGTCAGGTGGTGGATCTTGCACCTACACCCATCCATTAACCGACACATTATTTGGGGTTTGCGTAAGCATGTTGCCATGTTGGCCTTCAAGATTGAAGTGATTAGTACTTAAAATATATCCAGAAATCGACATCTTCAAAATAAGACTGAATTGCAAAAGGCTAACTGCAGTAAAGTCCAGAATACAAGTACCAAAGGTTAAATACAGGTATACTTTTTTCACCACGTTCACCTTCCCCTAACTTAGTTGAAAGTTcaacagaaattcaattcggctcccgggtgcatatgctccctgtaccaaaaaattatattttgaagtGTCGATTTTTGTATAAAAAATtccacatgtacatctccataacatATGTGAGATCACCAAGTTacatgaaaaaataatattttttgtggcatatgtaaaaaagataaaatttatcttgtgaacaTCCTTATTCtctgcactgaattttgtcttttttacacatgccacatgacaagtcgattttacctgaaacaattttgtgagcgtgtagcacataaagatgtatgtgcgaattttttatttcctttttctgaaatttcaaaatatatgtaagatgcatttgcaAATGAAGGGACCATATGCTCCTatgtttcaaaacaccactcccgtttGACAGAGAGATATGAACTTAAATAAGAGAGCACTTCATCagcggaaaaccaaaactgatcatgggtgtATATGCACCTGGTATatacaaaacatatttcaaaatttgTAAAAATTTAGGAGAAAAAATTCTCATGTAGAggaacatgttctatgtgtgcacgtagagtttcacataaaaccgacaatttttgtatcctgtgtaaaaaagataaataatgcctcaagaaatagactattttagcaccaaaattttttgttttttatatagggcacaaaacatatcaatttttgctgaaacaactttataagcatgtaacatgtcaagatatacatgaaaaaaatttatttatatttttttaacacttataaatatgtttaaaatgtattttaaataaatggtGCATATGCaccgggtgtagaaacaccctgcTCGTCAGCCATCAGAATCTACTTAGCTACTCTTGCACACCTGTGATGGCTCTTCTATTGGGTTTATTTTTAGACAAAGCATTTTTGGGGGATTTTATCATTTCTGCCACTATGACCAATCCTAATCTCAGTTTTACCATTTGACAGATCAAAATCTCACTATTATATCATTCCTCAGTTTTGACATTCCTTCATCTCTCCACCGCACCGTTAGTCTCTACTCAAATTTGCCATTTGGAGGTGGGGCCAGTTAGAAACGCGTATAATATGTCAAAAATGTGGACAAGCCGATGTTTGGAGTCGCCTACAAAGAGATAGACAATCTTTCTAATCATTCTTGCAAAAAAAAGTGTCTCGATGAAGCACTTACAACAATCTACTGTACAACTTCGGTTGTAGAAGCTTCTTTTTTAACATTGTATGGTTGTCATTGTGCGACAGTTGTCGGGTGCATCGACATTGAGAAACCGCTCCACGAAAACCAGGAATTACCACAGGGCCTCTTTCGTGGGTTGTTGCAGAAGATCGCCCCTCTCCTCTATAGCTCTTCCCCTCTATAACTCTAGTGGATGCGAGGTACTCGTCATGGCCTTTGTTTGGCTCTTTAATTCTGAACGTTAAATTGTCTATCCGTTTTGACATATTAGACGTTTTTATGACTGTTTCCACTCTCTAAATGGCAAAACCGGTGAGACAGTAACGGCGAAAAGATGATGGAATGACAAAAGCGAGGAATGTTATAACGGAACAATACATGGCAAGTTTGAGATTTTGATCGGTAAAATGGCAAAACTAAGATTAGAAGCGGTCATAGTGGTAGAAATGATAAAAACCGGTCTTTGGAAGAAAGCTGTtgcatgcccacctccgaagttcGGAAACGAGGTAGCTTGCACTTCTAAGAAGTGAGGAATGACCAAATCAATTTTCTCTATTGCGCAGGCACAATGTACATGAGTATAATGGTTTTCATCTACATATAcaatataagggcatctccagcgtccCAATGCAAAAGAGACACCAAAAGTATACGATTTTGTCCGTTTGCGCCGGCACGTGGATAGAAAAGCGTCCATGTAGCGCAtattgtccgtttgggtcgagggtgaaggagatatgccctagaggcaataataaagtggttattatttatatctttatgtttatgataaatgtttatatatcatgctagaattgtattaaccgaaacattagtacatgtgtgatatgtagacaaacaagaagtccctagtatgcctcttaaactagcttgttgattaatggatgattagtttcataatcatgaacattggatgttattaataacaaggttatatcattatatgaatgatgtaatggacacacccaattaagcgtagcataagatctcgtcattaagttatttgctataagctttcgatacatagttacctagtccttatgaccatgagatcatgtaaatcacttatacctggaaaggtactttgattacaccaaacaccaccgcgtaaatgggtggctataaaggtgggattaagtatccggaaagtatgagttgaagcatatggatcaacagtgggatttgtccatcccgatgacggatagatatactctgggccctctcggtggaatgtcgtctgatgtcttgcaagcatatgaatgagttcataagagaccacataccacggtacgagtaaagagtacttgtcaggagacgaggttgaacaaggtatagagtgataccgaagatcaaacctctggacaagtaaaatatcgcgagacaaagggaattggtaatatatgtgaatggttcattcgatcactaaagtcatcgttgaatatgtgggagccattatggatctccggatcccgctattggttattggtcggagtgagtactcaaccatgtccgcatagttcacgaaccgtagggtgacacacttaaagttggatgttgaaatggtagtacttgaatatggaatggagttggaatatttgttcgaagtNNNNNNNNNNNNNNNNNNNNNNNNNNNNNNNNNNNNNNNNNNNNNNNNNNNNNNNNNNNNNNNNNNNNNNNNNNNNNNNNNNNNNNNNNNNNNNNNNNNNagcggatgaagccactgagtccattggtgagagtctcttgtcaagagtaaatgacaaggtcgaaagataaaacaccacatgcttcctcgtgagctataaaacattgacacaaataagaggataataaagttttgaattgtttaaaggtaagcacatgaagtaatttactttggaatggcgagagaaataccatgtggtaggtaggtatggtggacacaatggcACAGTAATGTTGGCtcaaaggatttggatgcatcgaGAAGGAATTCCTCTCAACACAAGGCTGagcgctagcaaggttgttttgaagcaaactcaagtataaaaggtgcgagcaaagctcacatatgagcatattgtaactattataagactttatattgtctccttgttgttcaaacacctcagctTGAGAAAATATCCCTAGGCTCTAGAGATCGATcactgcaaaccaaattttagcaagctctatgtagttattcattagtaAGTTTACACAGTACATACAGTGCAAGAgcataaacatgatctatatgagcacaaaaattgccaagtatcaaattattcaagacattataccatttaccacatcaaaggcatttcccgtttccaaccatttaacaattagcaaacgagttttcaaccttcgccatgaacattaaagtaaataagaacacatgtgttcatatgaacgacggagcgtgtctctctccacgcAAGCATTTATTGAGAGAATgaaagaaaataacaaaaacgaaaataaaagcacagagGCGCTCCAAGTAGAGTACATAGATGTATTGAATAAAAATAGTTTCAAGAAAATGACACTGAGTAATTCTATGTCGatgaagaggatgccttgggcatgccaagctagatgcttgagtcttcttgaaatatgcggggatgaaccacggggggcaTCCCCGAAACTAGAGctcttcactctccttgatcgcagtatatcatcctcctcctctgcttgacCCTTGTGACTTCatccaccaaactcaaaacagctCATTGTTAAATTCagaacaatcaaaaattcacatgttcagaggtgaccataatcattcttaacacttaaggacattgctcaaagcttggaaggtaatggaacaaagaaatccatccaacgacaaaagaggcaatgcgggaaataaaaggcagaatgcaGTAGGAAACAGGTGAAGTAAAGACGGGTACTAAGAGGCACCAGGCTTACtcgagatgaaaatgctcaaattgaatgaaagttgcgtgcatatcgtaggatcacgcacgtaaattggcagatttttacgaGTTACCCTACTGAGAGAatcactgcccaaattcgtgacggcaaagaaatgcgTTCTACATCgcatgataatccaaatctaaGTATTCACTTTGACTGCCCCTATCAAAGACTtttgcttggcacaacaatgcaataaaataaagataaggagaggttgctacgagtagtaacaacttccgagactcaaatataaaacaaagaatTGTATGtattaaaataaacacatgggtcatCTCCCAAGAAGTCCTTtctttttatagccattaagatgggctttcggcggttttaatgatgcgctcgcaaggaaataaggagttgaagcaaaagagagcacatcaagaggcaaattcaaaacaagtttgagcctaacccacttcctatgcataggaatcttgtaaataaacaaattcatgaagcatgatgcaacaagcatagaaagataaaacaaagtgcagcttcaagattttcagcatatagaggaggtgttttagtaacatgagaaaatttctacaaccatattttcctctctcataatgacttccagtggcatcatgaacaaactcaaccatATAAACTACCACATaaaaaagcattcttatcatgagtctcatgcataaaattattactctccacataagcatagtcaattttactagttgtagtgggagcaaattcaacaaagtagctatcatcatattatcctcatcaagtgtaggaggcatagtgcaatcacaataaaatttactctccatagtaggcggcaccaaaagtcaactatcattataatcatcataaataggaggcatatcataaccaacataaactttctcctcaatacccggagggctaaagagatcattttcatcaaaaccgacttccccaagcttagaattttctatatcattatcaacaatggtgttcaaagcgttcatactaatattgctactagcatgcaaataaggttccataggttttttaattttcgcattaaaccattcatgtcttgactcaggaaatagtacaaaaagctcacagatgttttccattatgccttactagtgtttaacaagaaacaaaaagatgcaattgcaggatctaaaggaaatagctccgaacacacacacaacggcaacagaaaagtacttagttacatgggaccggagtatgagttccttttacctttcctccccggcaacggctccagaaaagtgcttgatgtctatgggtgcttctattcttgtagactgtgttgggcctccaagagcagaggtttgtagaacagcagcaagtttcccttaagtggatcacccaaggtttatcgaactcagggaggaagaggtcaaagatatccctctcaagcaaccctgcaatcacgacacaagaagtctcttgtgtccccaacacacctaatacacttgtcagatgtataggtgcactagttcggcgaagagatagtgaaatacaagtaatatggatgtatatgagtggcaatagcaatctgaataaaatatggcagcgagtaaacatgcaacagaacagtaaataaacggagtttcgatgcttagaaacaagacctagggatcatactttcactagtggacactctcaacattgatcacataataaaaccactctacactctcttgttggatgatgaacaccactaattgtgtagggctacaagagcacctcaatgccggagttaacaagctccacaacattcaatgttcatatttaaataaccttagagtgcatgatagatcattgcaaatacaccaagtactaacatagcatgcacactgtcaccgtcacactatgaaggaggaataaatcacatcaatactatcatagtaatagttaacttcataatctacaagagatcacaatcataacctacgccaagtactacacgatgcacacactgtcaccattacaccgtggaggaggaatagagtactttaataacatcactagagtaacacatagatgaatagtgatacaaaactcatatgaatctcaatcatgtaaggcatctcatgagatcattgtattgaagtacataggagagagattaaccacatagctaccggtacagcccttagcctcgatggagaactactccctcctcatgggagacgagcagcgttgatgaagatggcggtggtgtcgatggaggagccttccgggggcacttccccgtccggcggcgtgccgaaacagagactcctgtcccccagatcttggcttcgcgatggcggcggctctggaaggtttctcgtaccgtggcttttttttctcgaggttttaggtcagggacctttaaataggcgaagaggcggagtcggagggctgacgaggcggtgacacaataggggggtgcggcccaggccctggccgcgccaccctatcatctgggcccaccagggctcccctctggtggctctcgggtgttctggaagcttcgtggaaaaataggatgctgggcattgatttcgtccgattccgagaatatttccttactaggatttc encodes:
- the LOC124653474 gene encoding probable boron transporter 2, producing MEESFVPLRGITNDLRGRLTCYKQDWTGGFRAGIRILAPTTYIFFASAIPVISFGEQLERSTDGVLTAVQTLASTALCGIIHSIVGGQPLLILGVAEPTVIMYTFMFSFAKDRDDLGPNLFLAWAGWVCVWTAILLFSMAVLGACSIINRFTRIAGELFGLLIAMLFMQQAIKGLVDEFRIPERENIKALQFVPSWRFANGMFAIVLSFGLLLTALRSRKARSWRYGAGWLRGFIADYGVPLMVLVWTGVSYIPHDSVPKGIPRRLFSPNPWSPGAYDNWTVIKDMPHVPLMYIIGAFIPATMIAVLYYFDHSVASQLAQQAEFNLRKPPSFHYDLLLLGFLTLLCGLIGIPPSNGVIPQSPMHTKSLATLKHQILRNRLVATARQSMRQNASLSQLYGSMQDAYQQIQTPLIYQQQSVKGLNELKDSTVQLASSMGNIDAPVDETVFDIEKEIDDLLPMEVKEQRLSNLLQAVMVGGCVAAMPLLKKIPTAVLWGYFAFMAIESLPGNQFWERILLLFTAPSRRYKVLEEYHTTFVETVPFKTIAMFTLFQTTYLLVCFGITWIPLAGVLFPLMIMLLVPVRQYILPKLFKGAHLNDLDAAEYEESPAIPFNLAAQDIDVALGRTQSAEILDDMFTRSRGEIKRLNSPKITSSGGTPVTELKGLRSPCISEKAYSPRVTELRHERSPLGRRDSPRTGETRPSKFGEGSTPK